From a region of the Aeoliella mucimassa genome:
- a CDS encoding alpha-L-fucosidase, producing the protein MKTQSLLSAMFVCLAFASMAGAAEPVSAPEPYGALPSERQLEWHNKEFYGFLHFTTNTFTDKEWGYGDESPEVFNPTDFDADQIVSVAKAAGMKGLILTCKHHDGFCLWPSKYTEHSVKHSPWKDGKGDVVREISDACQRHGIAFGVYLSPWDRNYAGYGKPEYIEYYRHQMKELLTNYGEVFEVWLDGANGGDGYYGGTRETRRIDRSTYYDWPNTIELVRQLQPKAMIFSDAGPDVRWIGNEQGFANETCWATYTPHVNGDEKIAGPGTTIYQEGTTGHADGEFWMPGEADVSIRPGWFYHASQDDKVRSADNLMDLYFKSVGRGSSFLLNLPPDRRGLIHENDQASLSKFREQLDALFANNLATKAEITASNTRGDSEQFATKHLVDGDRETYWATDDDSTEASLILEFSEPATFHIVDLREYLPLGQRVRSWKLEQWQDGQWQEFAAGKSIGNRRLWRGDEITTSKVRITVDGPVCPALSEVGLYQL; encoded by the coding sequence ATGAAGACTCAATCACTGCTTAGCGCGATGTTTGTTTGCCTTGCCTTTGCTAGCATGGCTGGTGCTGCCGAACCGGTGTCGGCACCTGAGCCTTATGGCGCGCTCCCTAGCGAGCGCCAGCTGGAGTGGCATAACAAAGAGTTTTATGGATTCCTGCACTTCACCACAAATACCTTTACCGACAAAGAATGGGGCTACGGCGACGAGAGCCCCGAGGTGTTCAATCCCACCGACTTCGATGCCGACCAGATTGTGAGCGTCGCCAAGGCTGCTGGCATGAAGGGGCTGATCCTCACTTGCAAGCATCACGATGGCTTCTGCTTGTGGCCCAGCAAGTACACCGAGCACTCGGTGAAGCACAGCCCCTGGAAGGATGGCAAGGGAGACGTGGTCCGCGAGATCTCCGACGCCTGCCAGCGCCACGGTATTGCGTTCGGAGTGTACCTGTCGCCTTGGGATCGCAATTACGCGGGCTATGGCAAGCCGGAGTACATCGAGTACTACCGCCACCAGATGAAAGAGTTGCTTACCAACTACGGGGAGGTATTCGAAGTTTGGCTCGACGGCGCCAACGGCGGCGACGGCTACTACGGCGGCACCCGCGAGACTCGCCGCATCGATCGCTCGACTTACTACGACTGGCCGAACACCATCGAACTGGTCCGCCAGCTACAACCCAAAGCGATGATCTTCTCCGACGCAGGTCCCGACGTTCGCTGGATCGGCAACGAACAGGGGTTCGCCAACGAAACGTGCTGGGCCACCTATACCCCCCACGTGAATGGCGATGAGAAGATCGCCGGCCCAGGCACCACCATCTACCAGGAAGGTACCACCGGCCACGCGGACGGCGAGTTCTGGATGCCTGGCGAAGCCGACGTATCGATTCGGCCGGGCTGGTTCTACCATGCTTCGCAGGACGACAAAGTGCGTTCGGCCGACAATCTGATGGACCTTTACTTCAAGTCGGTAGGGCGTGGCTCGTCGTTCCTGCTGAACCTTCCTCCTGATCGCCGAGGCCTGATCCACGAGAACGATCAAGCGTCGCTTAGTAAGTTCCGCGAGCAACTCGATGCGTTGTTCGCGAACAATCTGGCCACCAAGGCCGAGATCACCGCGTCGAACACCCGCGGTGATAGCGAGCAGTTTGCCACCAAACATCTGGTCGATGGCGACCGCGAAACCTATTGGGCGACCGACGACGATAGCACCGAAGCCTCGCTGATCTTGGAGTTCAGTGAGCCAGCGACTTTTCACATTGTCGATCTTCGCGAGTACCTTCCGCTGGGGCAGCGAGTTCGCTCGTGGAAGCTTGAGCAGTGGCAAGATGGCCAATGGCAGGAGTTTGCCGCTGGCAAGTCGATTGGCAATCGCCGACTCTGGCGGGGCGACGAGATCACCACCTCGAAGGTCCGCATCACGGTCGACGGCCCCGTCTGCCCAGCTTTGAGCGAGGTCGGACTGTACCAGCTGTAA
- a CDS encoding DNA polymerase ligase N-terminal domain-containing protein produces the protein MPTRFVLLRHDVPPEFGRASHWDLLLEQADACATWALDELPAGLSAESNLLVVVALRLGDHRKHYLDYEGPVSGNRGVVSQVTSGTCEWLEDSPDRVVVELAMSHTELQVQLQRIDDERWELKVE, from the coding sequence ATGCCAACGCGATTTGTCCTGCTCCGTCACGATGTCCCCCCTGAGTTCGGTCGCGCAAGTCACTGGGACTTGCTACTCGAACAAGCCGATGCCTGCGCAACCTGGGCGCTCGACGAGTTGCCCGCTGGTTTGTCGGCCGAGAGCAATCTGCTAGTGGTCGTCGCGCTGCGACTAGGCGACCATCGCAAGCACTACCTCGACTACGAAGGCCCCGTGAGCGGCAACCGTGGAGTGGTGAGCCAGGTAACGTCGGGCACCTGCGAGTGGCTGGAAGATTCGCCCGACCGGGTGGTGGTGGAGTTAGCGATGTCGCACACCGAACTGCAAGTGCAGCTCCAGCGAATCGACGACGAGCGCTGGGAACTGAAGGTGGAGTAA
- a CDS encoding nucleotidyl transferase family protein, which yields MKSSELELIQAIHASPMRAVIAMTGGGSSAIGELLTVPGGSQTVLDAQVPYSLAALSEWLGAEPEQACCERTARAMAMAAFMRARKLDDSDAAIAGVAVTASLATDRPKRGEHRIHVAYQTRSTTCALSLVLAKGARTREQEETLTARLVLHALAEAAGLRSRMELELLSNEKVTRRQVDGQQDWQKLLSGEVPFVSSQSRGATDTIAIYPGAFNPLHAGHVEIAALAEEILDCHLLYELSIANVDKPPLDYVEIESRAVQFEGKPLLLTSAATFVEKAKLFPNTTFVVGADTIARIGDARYYGGSIRQRDMAIAELAELGAKFLVFGRQISGEYQSLKTLGLPRSLVQISTAVAESTFRKDLSSSELRHSLH from the coding sequence ATGAAGTCTTCGGAACTAGAGTTGATTCAAGCCATTCACGCTTCGCCGATGCGAGCGGTGATCGCGATGACAGGTGGGGGAAGCTCGGCCATCGGTGAGTTGCTGACCGTGCCTGGAGGATCGCAAACGGTGCTCGACGCCCAGGTTCCTTACAGCCTGGCGGCCCTTTCGGAGTGGTTAGGAGCTGAGCCTGAGCAAGCCTGCTGCGAACGAACCGCGAGGGCGATGGCGATGGCTGCATTCATGCGAGCCCGCAAACTGGACGATTCAGACGCGGCGATCGCAGGAGTGGCGGTAACTGCCTCGCTGGCGACCGACCGCCCGAAACGAGGCGAGCATCGCATCCACGTCGCGTACCAAACTCGCTCCACGACCTGCGCCCTATCGCTCGTACTCGCCAAGGGAGCACGCACCCGCGAGCAGGAGGAAACCCTCACAGCCAGACTAGTGCTTCATGCGTTGGCCGAGGCCGCAGGTCTTCGTTCGCGGATGGAACTTGAATTACTGTCGAACGAAAAAGTGACTCGCCGTCAGGTGGATGGGCAGCAGGATTGGCAAAAACTACTCTCCGGCGAGGTCCCCTTCGTTAGCAGCCAATCTCGTGGAGCCACCGACACGATTGCCATCTACCCGGGGGCCTTCAATCCGCTGCATGCTGGGCATGTGGAGATTGCGGCGCTGGCCGAGGAAATCCTCGACTGTCATCTGCTATACGAGCTATCGATTGCCAATGTCGACAAGCCACCGCTCGATTACGTAGAGATCGAATCGCGGGCGGTTCAGTTCGAAGGCAAGCCGCTGCTGCTCACCAGTGCTGCAACATTCGTAGAGAAGGCAAAACTCTTCCCGAACACCACCTTCGTGGTCGGTGCCGATACGATCGCCCGCATCGGCGACGCCCGCTACTACGGCGGCAGCATCCGCCAGCGTGATATGGCCATCGCCGAACTCGCTGAACTGGGGGCGAAGTTTCTGGTGTTTGGGCGGCAAATCAGCGGCGAATACCAATCGCTCAAAACGCTTGGTTTGCCACGCTCGCTCGTACAGATATCGACCGCGGTGGCCGAATCCACCTTCCGCAAGGATCTGTCGAGCAGCGAACTACGCCATTCACTCCACTAA
- a CDS encoding radical SAM protein, with the protein MSAASLPTLSSYAEWLQQTDDHAGHHLALVEQVQECLEQGWAKSPDSHTLAEKLERWRYQLLNEHASNLTPRDAELAETLLRTATELRGQGDRPVRRTVQAVTGQGETSDAWSVVLEVLDLEYPLEPLISRAQQKTAEVFATTTSAHGPRWPMLLYAPLYVSSHCVNHCTYCGFRYTIDMDRRQLTMDEVDQQIHHLEQHGFGHILVVGGEFPRLTTADYYSEVVQRLGSRGIEPAIEIAPQSLSAYAQMAQAGACGLTLYQETYDEQLYAAYHPRGPKANYYWRLESQDRAAEAGIGRVGFGVLLGLADPEQDMLAMIRHASYLSQRFPELKLSFGLPRIHEAPDDFTIPYRVSDEDLIRYYCTLRLAFPEATLVLSTRETPELRNKLAQICITQLSAGSSTSPGGYGDDEPDGGEQFPITDERSVRDVEAWLNEQGFPIVWKHDSPA; encoded by the coding sequence GTGTCCGCTGCATCGCTCCCAACGTTGAGTTCTTACGCCGAATGGCTCCAACAAACGGATGACCATGCGGGGCATCACCTTGCTCTGGTCGAGCAGGTGCAGGAGTGTCTGGAACAAGGGTGGGCGAAGTCGCCCGATTCGCACACTCTGGCGGAGAAGCTCGAACGCTGGCGCTATCAGCTGTTAAACGAGCACGCGAGCAACCTCACCCCGCGAGATGCCGAACTCGCCGAAACGCTCCTTCGCACCGCGACCGAACTGCGAGGGCAGGGCGACCGGCCAGTGCGGCGCACCGTGCAAGCGGTGACCGGCCAGGGCGAAACCTCCGACGCTTGGTCGGTAGTGCTGGAAGTACTCGACTTGGAGTACCCGCTCGAACCGCTCATCTCCCGCGCCCAGCAGAAGACCGCCGAGGTGTTTGCCACCACTACGTCGGCGCATGGGCCGCGGTGGCCAATGCTGCTGTATGCTCCGCTGTACGTGTCGAGCCATTGCGTGAACCACTGCACCTATTGTGGGTTCCGCTACACGATCGATATGGATCGTCGACAACTAACGATGGACGAAGTCGACCAACAGATTCATCATCTCGAGCAGCATGGGTTTGGTCATATCTTGGTCGTTGGGGGAGAGTTCCCGCGACTGACCACTGCCGACTACTACAGCGAAGTCGTGCAGCGATTAGGCTCGCGAGGAATCGAGCCCGCGATCGAAATCGCCCCGCAGTCTTTGTCGGCGTATGCTCAGATGGCCCAAGCGGGAGCTTGTGGACTGACGCTCTATCAGGAAACCTACGACGAACAACTGTACGCGGCTTACCATCCGCGGGGGCCCAAAGCCAACTACTACTGGCGGCTCGAATCGCAAGACCGCGCCGCCGAGGCGGGCATCGGCCGCGTTGGGTTTGGGGTGCTGTTGGGGCTCGCGGATCCCGAGCAGGACATGCTCGCAATGATCCGCCATGCCAGTTACCTGTCGCAGCGGTTTCCGGAGTTGAAGCTTTCGTTTGGCTTGCCGCGTATTCACGAAGCACCTGACGACTTCACCATTCCCTATCGCGTGTCGGACGAAGACCTGATTCGCTACTACTGCACGCTACGATTGGCTTTTCCAGAAGCGACACTGGTGCTGTCGACTCGCGAAACACCAGAGCTACGAAATAAGCTCGCGCAGATTTGCATCACCCAGCTAAGCGCAGGGAGTTCGACCTCGCCGGGCGGGTATGGCGACGACGAGCCCGATGGCGGCGAGCAGTTCCCGATTACCGACGAACGTTCGGTCCGCGATGTCGAAGCATGGTTGAACGAGCAGGGCTTTCCGATTGTCTGGAAGCACGACTCACCGGCTTAG
- a CDS encoding ABC transporter ATP-binding protein, producing the protein MSTNPTFAPILSTVDLHKCYRKGAIEVPVLNGANLSVSEGEMVSIIGQSGSGKSTLLHLMGTLDQPDSGEIHFQGNRIDNLTAAGRDVLRNRYIGLIFQFYHLLPELTTIENVLAPMMIRHSVWGYWANRRKYRERAKELLETVGLSHRLNHKPRELSGGEMQRTAIARALISEPILLLADEPTGNLDRQTGEEILTVLRRLNDERQLTIVMVTHDPSIAAGADRTIQLVEGRVKTSNQAAA; encoded by the coding sequence ATGAGCACCAATCCCACCTTCGCTCCCATTTTGTCGACCGTCGACTTGCATAAGTGCTATCGCAAGGGAGCGATCGAAGTGCCTGTGCTCAATGGGGCGAACCTTTCGGTGTCGGAAGGGGAAATGGTTTCGATCATCGGCCAAAGTGGTAGTGGCAAAAGCACGCTGCTGCACTTGATGGGCACGCTCGACCAGCCCGACTCTGGCGAAATCCACTTTCAGGGCAACCGCATCGACAACCTCACCGCGGCCGGACGCGACGTGCTTCGCAACCGCTACATCGGCCTGATCTTTCAGTTCTATCACCTGCTGCCTGAGCTTACGACTATCGAGAACGTGCTGGCGCCGATGATGATTCGCCACTCGGTGTGGGGCTACTGGGCCAACCGTCGCAAGTATCGCGAGCGGGCGAAGGAACTACTCGAAACCGTTGGGCTGAGCCATCGCTTGAACCACAAGCCACGGGAACTCTCCGGCGGCGAGATGCAACGCACCGCCATCGCCCGGGCGCTGATTTCCGAGCCAATCCTGCTGCTGGCCGACGAGCCAACCGGCAACCTCGACCGCCAGACCGGCGAAGAGATCCTTACCGTGCTCCGTCGCCTGAACGACGAGCGTCAGCTGACCATCGTGATGGTCACGCACGACCCGTCGATTGCCGCGGGGGCCGATCGCACCATTCAGCTCGTCGAAGGCCGGGTGAAAACCAGCAACCAGGCAGCCGCCTAA
- a CDS encoding GNAT family N-acetyltransferase, which produces MAEVQEINDLRTLANYRLLWNSLLEETPNASFHHTFEWLENFWRHDGSDKRLRVLIVRVAGQAVGILPLCVIERRHRLGTLDVLTYPLDNWASFYGPIGKNQTATLMAAMRYLASTPRDWDQIDLGWTDVDAVDHGRTRNAMRLAGLAADSQLQDETSVIDLAAFTNGEEYLASLSKKTRHELRRHERRVSEFGEVTFERHRPGPRREGGGDERWDLYDECEQIASTSWQSASTTGNTLSDREYVGFFRDCHAAAARQGMVDMALLRLAGKPVAFWYGYQHQGRLIGMRMGYDPSTPVGGVGNVLLKRLIADSIARGDQHLDMGVGGEQYKLRLRTGSKSIYHITHTPTLAVRPQMVRAARWLKQQIAAVV; this is translated from the coding sequence ATGGCTGAAGTCCAAGAGATTAACGACCTTCGCACGCTAGCCAATTATCGGCTCTTGTGGAATTCTCTACTGGAGGAAACCCCGAACGCGAGTTTTCATCACACCTTCGAATGGCTCGAGAACTTCTGGCGACACGATGGTAGCGACAAGCGTCTGCGGGTGCTGATCGTGCGTGTGGCGGGACAGGCGGTTGGTATACTTCCGCTCTGCGTTATCGAGCGACGTCATCGACTCGGTACGCTCGACGTGCTGACTTACCCACTCGACAACTGGGCGTCGTTTTATGGCCCCATTGGTAAGAATCAAACAGCCACGCTCATGGCTGCGATGAGGTATTTGGCAAGCACTCCGCGCGATTGGGACCAAATCGATTTGGGGTGGACCGACGTCGATGCGGTGGATCATGGTCGCACCCGCAACGCGATGCGACTCGCTGGGCTTGCCGCCGATAGCCAATTGCAGGACGAGACTTCGGTGATCGATCTTGCTGCTTTCACTAACGGGGAAGAGTACCTGGCATCGTTGTCGAAGAAGACACGCCATGAACTTCGCCGCCATGAACGACGAGTGAGTGAGTTTGGCGAAGTGACGTTTGAACGCCACCGCCCAGGGCCTCGCCGCGAAGGAGGCGGCGACGAGCGTTGGGATCTCTACGACGAGTGCGAACAGATCGCTTCGACTTCCTGGCAATCGGCTTCGACTACTGGCAACACGCTGTCGGATCGCGAGTACGTTGGTTTCTTTCGCGATTGCCACGCAGCAGCAGCTCGACAGGGAATGGTCGATATGGCCCTTCTGCGACTTGCCGGTAAGCCGGTCGCCTTCTGGTATGGGTATCAGCATCAAGGTCGGCTGATCGGAATGCGGATGGGATACGATCCGTCGACTCCGGTCGGGGGAGTGGGCAACGTGCTGCTGAAGCGGTTGATTGCCGATAGCATCGCCCGGGGCGACCAGCATCTCGACATGGGAGTTGGCGGTGAACAGTACAAGCTGCGGCTTCGCACCGGCAGCAAGTCGATTTACCACATCACTCACACGCCTACTTTGGCCGTGCGTCCACAAATGGTGCGAGCCGCCCGCTGGTTGAAACAACAGATTGCCGCAGTGGTCTGA
- the ilvE gene encoding branched-chain-amino-acid transaminase gives MAKLIYISGDYFPPEDAKISVFDHGLLYGDGVFEGLRIYSGKVFRLDDHIQRLYESAKAIVLDIPLTPAEMAQAINETVAKNGLDDGYVRAIVTRGSGTLGLDPNRCSNPEIIIIASTITLYPQEYYDNGLEIVTVSTIRNHPAALSPRIKSLNYLNNILAKIEGLQAGCIEALMLNHKGEVAECTGDNVFIVKDGKLLTPPLDAGILAGVTRQAVIELALDLNFPFAEQVLTKHDVYVADECFLTGSAAEIVPVVTVDTRSIGTGKPGPVTKQLTDAFHKMVRS, from the coding sequence ATGGCTAAACTTATCTACATCAGCGGTGATTATTTTCCCCCGGAAGACGCCAAAATCAGCGTCTTCGACCACGGGCTTTTGTATGGCGACGGCGTCTTCGAAGGCCTGCGGATCTATTCCGGCAAGGTATTCCGACTCGACGACCACATTCAGCGGCTGTACGAGTCGGCCAAAGCCATTGTGCTCGACATCCCGCTCACGCCGGCCGAGATGGCCCAGGCGATTAACGAGACGGTCGCCAAGAACGGCCTCGACGATGGTTACGTACGGGCCATCGTGACCCGTGGCTCTGGCACCCTGGGACTCGATCCCAACCGGTGCAGCAACCCTGAGATTATCATCATCGCCTCGACGATTACACTCTACCCGCAAGAGTATTACGACAACGGGCTCGAGATCGTCACGGTGAGCACCATCCGCAACCATCCAGCCGCGCTCAGCCCGCGGATCAAGTCGCTCAACTACCTGAATAACATCCTGGCCAAGATCGAAGGTCTGCAAGCTGGCTGCATCGAAGCCCTCATGCTCAATCACAAGGGCGAAGTGGCCGAGTGCACCGGTGACAACGTCTTCATCGTGAAGGATGGCAAGTTGCTCACGCCGCCGCTCGATGCGGGCATCCTGGCAGGCGTCACCCGTCAGGCCGTGATCGAGCTGGCACTCGATCTCAATTTCCCGTTCGCTGAGCAGGTGCTTACGAAGCACGACGTGTACGTGGCCGACGAATGCTTCCTGACCGGCAGCGCAGCCGAAATCGTGCCGGTAGTGACCGTCGACACCCGCAGCATCGGCACCGGCAAGCCCGGCCCAGTCACCAAGCAACTGACCGACGCGTTCCACAAGATGGTCCGCAGCTAG
- the lysS gene encoding lysine--tRNA ligase: MDDSQQSDDQNLTDPRAARRRKLEALRQLGVDPWGGRFENHEAIGDIRNRLGEIVYRIEDGTEVALPDFAAQGEDFNFRQWKADQGKGELVGPVVRAAGRIMLHRNKGKLHFIDLKDMTGSVQLMVGKNQVGDDWAVVEQLDLGDIVGVDGMLVVSNTGELSILADRVHFLTKTLDPPPEKHHGLSDPELRQRMRYVDLIHTDGVMETFLQRTRIVRSIRDTLATRKFVEVEGPTLHSIAGGAAARPFNTHHNALDIPLYLRIALELHLKRLLVGGIERVYELGRVYRNEGISPKHNPEFTMLEVYEAYGNYHTMMDLTEACIVDAIKAKAGDNSGEVSYVLPWKDGTIDFTPPFARKTYDELFAEHTGVDPNDQEAVAKLAAEIGFETKGRHPDVIKSDVFEEKVEDALEGPVFVIDYPASICPLTKRKRDNPDVAERFELFIKGMEVANAYTELNDPDLQEELFKTQLDGLSEEDSMAKMDHDFIRALRNGMPPAGGLGIGIDRLVMLLTNSQTIRDVILFPLLRPETT; encoded by the coding sequence ATGGACGACTCGCAACAATCCGACGATCAAAACCTCACCGATCCCCGCGCAGCCCGCCGTCGGAAGCTCGAAGCTCTACGCCAGCTCGGCGTCGATCCCTGGGGCGGTCGCTTCGAGAATCACGAGGCGATCGGCGACATTCGCAACCGCCTGGGCGAGATCGTCTACCGCATCGAGGATGGCACCGAAGTCGCCCTGCCCGACTTCGCCGCCCAGGGCGAGGACTTTAATTTCCGCCAATGGAAGGCCGACCAAGGCAAAGGCGAGCTCGTCGGCCCCGTGGTCCGCGCGGCCGGTCGCATCATGCTGCATCGGAACAAGGGCAAGTTACACTTCATCGACCTGAAGGACATGACTGGCAGCGTCCAGCTGATGGTTGGCAAGAACCAGGTCGGCGACGACTGGGCAGTGGTCGAACAGCTCGACCTGGGCGACATCGTCGGCGTCGACGGCATGCTGGTCGTCTCCAACACCGGCGAGCTCTCCATTCTGGCCGATCGGGTGCACTTCCTCACCAAGACGCTCGATCCCCCGCCTGAAAAGCACCATGGCCTGAGCGACCCCGAACTGCGTCAGCGGATGCGGTACGTCGACCTGATCCACACCGATGGGGTGATGGAGACCTTTCTGCAGCGTACCCGCATTGTCCGCAGCATTCGCGACACCCTGGCGACCCGCAAGTTCGTAGAGGTCGAAGGCCCCACGCTGCACTCCATCGCCGGCGGGGCAGCGGCTCGGCCATTCAATACGCACCACAACGCACTCGATATCCCGCTGTACCTGCGAATCGCCCTCGAATTGCACCTGAAGCGGCTCTTGGTCGGTGGTATCGAACGGGTTTACGAGCTGGGACGGGTCTACCGCAACGAGGGCATTAGCCCCAAGCACAACCCCGAATTCACGATGCTTGAGGTCTACGAGGCATACGGCAACTATCACACGATGATGGATTTGACCGAAGCCTGCATCGTCGACGCGATCAAAGCCAAGGCTGGCGACAACAGCGGCGAAGTCTCCTACGTGCTGCCGTGGAAGGATGGCACCATCGACTTTACCCCGCCGTTCGCCCGCAAGACCTACGACGAGCTGTTCGCCGAGCACACGGGAGTCGATCCCAACGACCAGGAAGCGGTCGCGAAGCTAGCAGCGGAAATTGGTTTTGAAACCAAGGGCCGTCACCCCGACGTGATCAAGAGCGACGTGTTCGAAGAAAAGGTAGAAGATGCGCTCGAGGGGCCGGTGTTCGTAATTGACTATCCTGCCAGCATTTGCCCCCTTACCAAGCGTAAGCGGGACAATCCCGACGTTGCCGAGCGGTTCGAGCTGTTCATCAAAGGCATGGAAGTCGCCAACGCCTATACCGAGCTAAACGACCCCGACCTGCAGGAAGAGCTGTTTAAGACCCAGCTCGATGGTCTGAGCGAAGAAGACTCGATGGCCAAGATGGATCACGACTTCATCCGCGCGCTGCGCAACGGCATGCCCCCCGCGGGTGGTTTGGGCATCGGCATCGACCGTCTGGTGATGCTGCTGACAAACTCGCAGACCATTCGCGACGTCATCCTGTTCCCGCTCCTCCGGCCTGAGACCACCTGA
- a CDS encoding ABC transporter permease gives MYKLLLCWRYLKTRYIALACIVSVTLGVATMIVVNSVMGGVSRETKERMNDVLGDITIRGRSLEGIPNYEWHHQEIMRLLGDDVVAMTPVAHVPAMLGYYTSGQYMTQQVQVMGIDPESYNQVCAYTEFLQHPENREHPDFELKDSGYDTVDHSASNPAKAQSREVMATAGWLHRRQVAEFNKRLEVSPESTHLQDTDDNPHNPFAAESAPVAEDFNPATDQHTGTVVQLGFCTHETGAGGIGFHLLPGDDIEITFPSAGRPPKPLVSKLTVTDLYDSKIQMVDGNIIFMPLDKLQEMRGMIDPQSGVRFVNAIQLKLKPGVDQNTARDLLREHFQPHLYSVYTWRDLQGPMLTAITVEIVILNLLLFLIIAVAGFGILAIFFMIVVEKTRDIGILKSLGASSSGVMGIFLTYGFSLGLVGAGCGVLLGLIIAYNVQEIAEAFAVFAGIDLYDSSIYPTLEIPTLVEPFTVSWIALGAMGIAVLASVFPALRAAKMHPVEALRFE, from the coding sequence ATGTATAAACTTCTCTTGTGTTGGCGGTACCTCAAGACGCGCTACATTGCGCTGGCGTGCATCGTCAGCGTCACGCTCGGCGTGGCAACCATGATCGTGGTGAATAGCGTCATGGGTGGCGTCTCACGAGAAACCAAAGAGCGCATGAACGACGTGCTCGGCGACATCACCATCCGCGGCCGCAGCCTCGAGGGAATTCCTAACTACGAATGGCACCACCAGGAAATCATGCGACTACTCGGCGACGACGTCGTCGCCATGACCCCAGTGGCCCACGTGCCAGCGATGCTCGGCTACTACACTTCGGGCCAGTACATGACCCAGCAAGTGCAGGTGATGGGCATCGATCCCGAAAGCTACAATCAGGTCTGCGCTTACACCGAGTTCCTGCAACACCCCGAGAACCGCGAGCATCCCGATTTCGAGCTGAAAGACTCCGGTTACGACACCGTGGACCACTCGGCTTCGAACCCGGCGAAGGCCCAATCGCGCGAAGTGATGGCAACCGCGGGATGGTTGCACCGCCGGCAAGTGGCCGAGTTCAATAAGCGGCTCGAAGTATCCCCTGAGTCGACTCACCTGCAGGACACCGACGACAATCCTCACAACCCGTTTGCCGCCGAATCGGCTCCGGTTGCCGAGGACTTCAATCCAGCGACCGATCAACACACCGGCACCGTCGTACAGCTTGGCTTCTGCACCCATGAAACCGGCGCCGGCGGCATCGGCTTTCACCTGCTGCCTGGCGACGACATCGAAATCACCTTTCCCTCAGCGGGTCGTCCTCCCAAGCCGCTGGTTTCGAAGCTCACGGTTACCGACCTGTACGACAGCAAAATCCAAATGGTCGACGGCAACATCATTTTCATGCCGCTCGATAAGCTGCAGGAAATGCGCGGCATGATCGATCCCCAAAGCGGCGTTCGCTTCGTGAATGCGATTCAACTGAAACTCAAGCCTGGCGTCGATCAAAATACTGCCCGCGACCTACTCCGCGAGCACTTCCAGCCCCACCTGTATAGCGTCTACACCTGGCGCGACCTGCAAGGTCCCATGCTCACGGCTATTACCGTGGAGATCGTGATTCTCAACCTGCTGCTGTTCCTGATTATCGCCGTTGCTGGGTTCGGTATTCTCGCCATCTTCTTCATGATTGTGGTCGAGAAAACCCGCGACATCGGCATCCTCAAGAGCCTGGGAGCGTCGAGCAGCGGAGTGATGGGCATCTTCCTGACCTATGGGTTCAGCCTCGGCCTGGTAGGCGCCGGATGTGGCGTGCTGCTTGGTTTAATCATTGCTTACAACGTGCAAGAGATCGCGGAAGCGTTTGCCGTATTCGCGGGTATCGATCTGTACGACTCGTCGATCTATCCCACGCTGGAGATCCCCACTTTGGTCGAGCCGTTTACGGTCTCGTGGATCGCGTTGGGAGCGATGGGCATCGCGGTGCTGGCGAGCGTATTCCCTGCCCTGCGAGCCGCCAAGATGCACCCGGTCGAAGCACTGCGTTTCGAGTAA